The DNA segment AGAAATCCGGCGATGGAGTCGGTTTCGTCGCTGTGGAGCTCAAGGTCGAGACGGCGGTTGATGTCGGAGAGGTTCATGGCTCCGTCGATGAGGTACTCTTTAGGGCCCACTTTGCGAAACTCTTCATCTTCAGTGGTGTCGAATTCATCGGAGATGGCACCGACGATGCGTTCGATCAAGTCTTCAATGGTAATCATGCCTTCCGTACCGCCGTACTCATCGGTAATAATGGCGACGGAAACGCGTTTACTGCGCATCTCGTTAAAGAGCGGCGCGATGTTTTTGAATTCGTAAGTGAAAAACGGTGGACGTAAAATATCCAAATGGTCTTTCAGGACAAAAGATGAATTGAATTTTAAGATGTCTTTGACGTGCAAGATGCCGTAGATGGTATCCAGATCCTCATCGTATACCGGCATGCGTGAGAAAGATTCCTCTTGAACCAGACGCACAATCTCATCGTAGGTCATATCCACATCCACCCCGACAATGTCCGTGCGCGGTGTCATAATATCTTTAACTAAGGTGCCGCGAAAATCCATGACGTTTTCGATGATTCGGGATTCGCTTTTATCTAAAATGCCTTCTTCGTAGCCAAGACTCAAGGCATCAAAAATCTCGTCTTCTGTGATGCGGGGTTCTTCGAAATTTTTGTCCCCGCCTGCAAGGCGTATGAGACCTTCCGCCAGCGCATGGTTCATGGCTCGAAGCGGTGTGGTAACGGTGACTATAGCTTTGAGGGTCTT comes from the Peptoniphilus equinus genome and includes:
- a CDS encoding hemolysin family protein; the protein is MIHYIFLIFALIFLFFSYLCSLIEGAFQTLTTFKIKDLENEGLPNIDIIRSLSGEVSTYSALRILDFLANICTSTCLALFFYLRFRWAGFFATLILYPIIIIVVGESWPKAMGTQNYKKIVAAHGKTLKAIVTVTTPLRAMNHALAEGLIRLAGGDKNFEEPRITEDEIFDALSLGYEEGILDKSESRIIENVMDFRGTLVKDIMTPRTDIVGVDVDMTYDEIVRLVQEESFSRMPVYDEDLDTIYGILHVKDILKFNSSFVLKDHLDILRPPFFTYEFKNIAPLFNEMRSKRVSVAIITDEYGGTEGMITIEDLIERIVGAISDEFDTTEDEEFRKVGPKEYLIDGAMNLSDINRRLDLELHSDETDSIAGFLIEKLDRFPTQGEVIEEGSLKFVIHKSTKNRIERVLLKFNS